Proteins from a genomic interval of Cupriavidus sp. WKF15:
- a CDS encoding carboxyl transferase domain-containing protein → MKKLLIANRGEIALRVLRAARDLEIATVAVYSQDDASARHRLLADEAIALDGSGPAAYIDIAAIIAAAKASGCDAIHPGYGFLSERADFAHACLDAGITFVGPAIEQLALFGDKGRALELAMDSDVPVMPATGGGASLEEITRFFDAQGDAGVVIKAVGGGGGRGMRVVRRRGDLAEAYARCRSEAASAFGVDALYAERLVGRARHIEVQIAGDGVHVIALGERDCTVQRRFQKLVEIAPSPVLRPQLREQIIKAALRLARRVNYQSLGTFEFLVEETASGEQKDFVFIEANPRLQVEHTITEQVTGVDLVALQIGLAAGRTLGELGLDAAAPPQPKGFAIQVRVNAEITDAQGLARPAYGRLERFDPPSGPDVRVDSHGYTGYEPSPNFDTLLAKLIVTSATPKFDAAVRRLQRSLAEFRIVGVPTNIDLLRALVQRDDFLRQDVHTRHFEAILPELAASAGAIAEAGRAQEAMLGGAARPSAAHAPRSSEPEEEVEEGLVAIRAPLTGRVVEISVGLDDVVRPGQTVAVLDAMKMEHAISAECGGRVVDLRLEKGALASESQILIVLEQAEADGVSVAAAQKVDPHAIRADLQRVLDRHAILEDAARPDAVARRRSRGQRTARENVADLCDADTFVEYGALALAAQSTRRTKEDLIANTPADGLITGIGDINGTLVGKDRARSAVMAYDATVLAGTQGKRNHIKTDRIVEVALRDELPLVLFAEGGGGRPGDVDFPSVSGLYQPSFAAFAELSGEVPVVGIVSGRCFAGNAAFLGCCDVIIADKSANIGMAGPAMIEGGGLGIFRPEEVGPAPVQFANGVIDVLVENEAEAVQVAKHYLSMFQGRVEHWSAPDALALRHVVPENRLRVYDTRKAIEGIADAGSVLMLRGGFGAGIHTALARVEGRPVGIMANNPYHLGGAIDADAADKASRFMQLCDAHGLPIVSLIDTPGFMVGPECEARAQVRHVSRMFLTAAKLRVALLAVTLRKGYGLGAMAMAGGGFRSANFTVSWPTGEFGPMGLEGAVRLGFKKELEAVPDGPERKALFEQLVAQSYERGHAINTAAAVEIDAVVDPAQTRKWIAQGIASAGVRSRRERRAFVDAW, encoded by the coding sequence TTGAAGAAGCTGCTGATCGCCAACCGGGGAGAGATCGCGCTGCGCGTCCTGCGTGCCGCACGCGACCTGGAGATCGCCACCGTGGCGGTGTATTCGCAGGACGACGCGAGCGCGCGGCACCGCCTGCTGGCCGACGAAGCGATTGCCCTCGACGGTTCCGGGCCGGCCGCGTACATCGATATTGCGGCGATCATCGCCGCGGCGAAGGCCTCCGGTTGCGATGCGATCCACCCGGGCTACGGCTTCCTGAGCGAGCGCGCGGATTTCGCGCACGCATGTCTCGATGCCGGCATCACGTTTGTCGGACCGGCGATCGAGCAGCTTGCCCTGTTCGGCGACAAGGGCAGGGCGCTCGAACTGGCGATGGACAGCGACGTGCCGGTCATGCCGGCAACAGGCGGCGGTGCGTCGCTCGAAGAGATCACTCGCTTCTTCGATGCGCAGGGCGATGCCGGCGTCGTCATCAAGGCCGTCGGCGGTGGCGGTGGCCGCGGCATGCGCGTGGTGCGCCGGCGCGGGGACCTGGCCGAAGCCTATGCGCGCTGCCGGTCCGAAGCGGCGTCCGCGTTCGGTGTCGACGCGCTCTATGCCGAGCGGCTCGTCGGGCGCGCGCGCCATATCGAAGTGCAGATTGCCGGCGACGGTGTCCATGTCATCGCACTTGGCGAGCGTGACTGCACGGTGCAGCGGCGCTTCCAGAAGCTCGTGGAGATCGCGCCAAGCCCGGTGCTGCGGCCGCAGTTGCGCGAGCAGATCATCAAGGCCGCGCTGCGGCTCGCGCGCCGCGTGAACTACCAGAGCCTGGGGACGTTCGAGTTCCTGGTCGAGGAAACGGCATCGGGCGAGCAGAAGGACTTTGTCTTTATCGAGGCCAATCCGCGCCTGCAGGTCGAGCACACCATCACCGAGCAGGTCACCGGCGTGGATCTCGTCGCGCTGCAGATCGGCCTGGCGGCGGGGCGCACGCTCGGCGAGCTTGGCCTTGACGCCGCCGCGCCGCCGCAACCGAAGGGATTCGCGATTCAGGTTCGCGTCAACGCGGAGATCACCGATGCGCAAGGTCTTGCGCGGCCGGCGTATGGCCGCCTGGAGCGCTTCGACCCGCCGTCCGGGCCCGATGTGCGCGTCGACTCGCACGGTTATACCGGCTACGAGCCGTCGCCGAACTTCGACACCCTGCTGGCCAAGCTGATCGTGACCAGCGCCACGCCGAAATTCGACGCCGCCGTGCGGCGCCTGCAACGCAGCCTGGCGGAGTTCCGGATCGTCGGCGTGCCGACCAATATCGATCTGCTACGTGCGCTGGTGCAGCGTGACGATTTCCTCCGGCAGGACGTCCATACGCGGCACTTCGAAGCGATCCTGCCCGAGCTGGCGGCGTCGGCCGGCGCGATTGCGGAAGCCGGCCGAGCGCAGGAGGCGATGCTCGGCGGTGCGGCGCGGCCCTCGGCGGCGCACGCGCCGCGCTCATCCGAGCCCGAGGAGGAGGTGGAAGAAGGACTGGTAGCGATCCGCGCACCTCTGACAGGCCGCGTGGTGGAGATCTCCGTCGGACTCGATGACGTCGTCAGGCCGGGGCAGACGGTAGCGGTACTTGATGCGATGAAGATGGAACACGCGATTTCCGCTGAATGCGGCGGGCGCGTGGTCGACCTGCGGCTGGAGAAGGGCGCGCTGGCGTCCGAAAGCCAGATCCTGATCGTGCTGGAGCAGGCCGAGGCCGATGGCGTATCGGTCGCGGCGGCCCAGAAGGTCGACCCGCACGCCATTCGCGCGGACCTGCAGCGCGTGCTGGACCGGCATGCCATCCTGGAAGACGCCGCACGTCCCGACGCCGTCGCCCGGCGCCGCTCGCGCGGCCAGCGCACGGCGCGCGAGAACGTTGCCGACCTGTGCGATGCCGATACCTTCGTGGAATACGGCGCGCTGGCGCTAGCCGCGCAGTCGACCCGCCGCACGAAAGAAGACCTGATCGCGAATACGCCCGCGGACGGCCTGATCACCGGCATTGGCGACATCAATGGCACCCTGGTCGGCAAGGACCGCGCACGCAGCGCGGTGATGGCCTACGACGCGACGGTGCTAGCGGGTACGCAGGGCAAGCGCAACCATATCAAGACCGACCGCATCGTCGAGGTGGCGCTGCGCGATGAACTGCCGCTGGTGCTGTTTGCCGAAGGCGGCGGCGGCCGGCCCGGCGACGTGGATTTCCCGTCGGTGTCCGGGCTCTACCAGCCATCGTTTGCCGCGTTTGCGGAGCTGAGCGGCGAGGTGCCGGTGGTCGGCATCGTGTCGGGCCGCTGCTTCGCCGGCAATGCGGCGTTCCTGGGCTGCTGCGATGTGATCATTGCCGACAAGTCCGCGAACATCGGCATGGCCGGGCCGGCGATGATCGAAGGCGGCGGTCTCGGTATATTCCGCCCTGAAGAGGTAGGACCCGCGCCCGTGCAATTTGCCAATGGCGTGATCGACGTGCTGGTCGAGAACGAGGCCGAAGCCGTGCAGGTCGCGAAGCACTACCTGTCGATGTTCCAGGGACGCGTCGAGCACTGGAGCGCGCCGGATGCGCTGGCCCTGCGCCATGTCGTGCCAGAGAACCGCCTGCGCGTATACGACACGCGCAAGGCCATCGAGGGCATTGCCGATGCCGGCAGCGTGCTGATGCTGCGCGGCGGCTTCGGCGCCGGCATCCACACGGCGCTGGCGCGCGTGGAAGGCCGGCCCGTGGGCATCATGGCCAACAACCCCTATCACCTCGGTGGCGCCATCGACGCGGATGCCGCGGACAAGGCCTCGCGCTTCATGCAGCTGTGCGACGCGCACGGCCTGCCGATCGTCTCGCTGATCGATACCCCGGGGTTCATGGTCGGGCCCGAGTGCGAAGCGCGCGCGCAGGTGCGCCATGTGTCGCGCATGTTCCTGACCGCGGCCAAGCTGCGCGTGGCGCTGCTGGCGGTGACCTTGCGCAAGGGCTATGGCCTGGGCGCGATGGCCATGGCGGGCGGAGGCTTCCGCTCGGCGAACTTCACCGTATCGTGGCCGACCGGCGAATTCGGGCCGATGGGGCTGGAAGGCGCGGTCCGGCTCGGCTTCAAGAAGGAACTCGAAGCGGTGCCGGACGGCCCCGAACGCAAGGCGCTGTTCGAGCAACTGGTCGCGCAGTCCTATGAGCGCGGCCATGCCATCAACACGGCCGCGGCGGTGGAGATCGATGCCGTGGTCGACCCGGCCCAGACGCGCAAATGGATCGCCCAGGGCATTGCGTCGGCCGGGGTGCGCAGCCGCCGCGAGCGCCGCGCGTTCGTCGATGCGTGGTAA
- a CDS encoding sigma 54-interacting transcriptional regulator, whose product MCPPQGHTWRQLVSSAATQRTSHVGAVVRGADGSRAATVGVCTDPITADAAEAACDQAIDRANGSRLFPVEAGAHRYIGLCLEDEGNQLILLHRADTHTVLFDFLGTVPFASAILDHFLTDPYQAITVADRDGRVRFISPVHEKFLGLDTGEGIGRPAARVIPNSRLPQVVASGKAEIGRLQQMNGVTRVVNRIPIRQDGEVVGAIGQILFKGPEAMVRMHDELSELRSQVARYQRELDGLREHQPASGLIGDSAPMQRLRREIQTVARLDVPVLILGESGTGKELVANAIHGAGREPASERPLVSLNLAALPATLIESELFGHAPGAFTGSQRQGQAGKLELAAGGTVFLDEVADIPMEMQVKLLRVLEDHMVERLGSRRAQRVDFRLISATNRDIPALIDAGRFRLDLYYRLSGVVLRIPALRQRREDIPALLQHFVSAFCTRNGVPLPKIDLDVARHLAGQPWPGNVRQLRQRIEEALVFCDGRMLRVADFARGEAARGLVGVESEPPVHPLARAYPHEEAGAGSVPASAAALPVSETAAGMSELAYAAVVDAIARHGGNKKRAAEQLRISRSHLYKILERGPGR is encoded by the coding sequence ATGTGTCCGCCACAAGGACACACATGGAGACAGCTTGTGTCCTCAGCAGCAACACAAAGAACAAGCCACGTAGGCGCCGTGGTGCGCGGAGCCGATGGAAGCCGCGCAGCAACAGTCGGCGTCTGTACCGATCCCATCACGGCCGATGCGGCGGAAGCCGCCTGCGACCAGGCCATCGACCGCGCCAATGGCAGCCGGCTGTTTCCGGTCGAGGCCGGTGCGCACCGCTACATCGGCCTCTGCCTGGAAGACGAGGGCAACCAGCTGATCCTGCTGCACCGTGCGGACACGCACACGGTGCTGTTCGACTTCCTTGGCACGGTCCCTTTCGCCAGCGCGATCCTCGATCACTTCCTGACCGACCCGTACCAGGCCATCACCGTCGCCGACCGGGACGGCCGCGTCCGCTTCATCAGTCCCGTGCACGAGAAGTTCCTGGGCCTGGATACCGGTGAAGGCATCGGGCGCCCCGCCGCCAGGGTCATTCCGAATTCCCGTCTGCCGCAGGTCGTAGCGAGCGGCAAGGCGGAGATCGGGCGACTGCAGCAGATGAACGGCGTCACGCGCGTGGTCAACCGCATTCCGATCCGCCAGGACGGCGAGGTGGTCGGGGCCATCGGCCAGATCCTGTTCAAGGGGCCGGAGGCCATGGTCCGCATGCACGACGAGCTGAGCGAACTGCGCTCGCAGGTCGCGCGCTATCAGCGCGAGCTGGACGGCTTGCGCGAGCATCAGCCGGCGTCAGGCCTGATTGGCGATAGCGCGCCGATGCAGCGCCTGCGCCGCGAGATCCAGACCGTGGCACGGCTGGATGTACCGGTGCTGATCCTCGGCGAAAGCGGCACGGGCAAGGAACTGGTGGCCAACGCGATCCACGGCGCGGGACGCGAACCGGCGAGCGAACGACCGCTGGTCAGCCTCAACCTGGCCGCGCTGCCGGCGACGCTGATCGAGTCGGAACTGTTCGGCCACGCGCCCGGCGCCTTCACCGGAAGCCAGCGGCAGGGGCAGGCCGGCAAGCTCGAACTCGCGGCCGGCGGCACCGTCTTCCTCGACGAGGTTGCGGACATCCCGATGGAGATGCAGGTCAAGCTGCTGCGCGTGCTGGAAGACCACATGGTCGAACGCCTTGGCAGCCGGCGCGCGCAGCGGGTGGACTTCAGGCTGATATCAGCGACCAACCGCGACATTCCGGCGCTGATCGATGCCGGAAGATTCCGGCTCGATCTTTACTACCGGCTCAGTGGCGTGGTGCTGCGCATTCCCGCGCTACGACAGCGGCGCGAGGACATTCCCGCGCTGCTGCAGCACTTCGTCAGCGCATTCTGCACGCGCAACGGCGTGCCTTTGCCGAAGATCGATCTTGATGTGGCGCGTCACCTTGCGGGCCAGCCCTGGCCCGGCAACGTGCGGCAGTTGCGCCAGCGCATCGAGGAAGCGCTGGTGTTCTGCGATGGCCGCATGCTGCGCGTCGCGGATTTCGCGCGCGGGGAAGCGGCGCGCGGGCTGGTGGGGGTGGAGAGTGAACCGCCGGTGCATCCGCTGGCGCGGGCCTATCCGCATGAAGAGGCTGGCGCGGGCAGCGTGCCTGCCTCGGCGGCCGCGTTGCCGGTTAGCGAAACGGCTGCGGGTATGAGCGAGCTTGCCTACGCGGCGGTGGTCGACGCGATTGCGCGCCATGGCGGCAACAAGAAGCGTGCTGCCGAGCAACTGCGGATCTCGCGCTCGCATCTGTACAAGATTCTGGAGCGCGGGCCGGGGCGGTGA
- a CDS encoding tripartite tricarboxylate transporter substrate binding protein, translating to MQERNIASRRQRTAGRFGLAAAALVALACAISGPAAAQSANWPNKPIRMIVPFPAGSFTDTVARVLSEHLSKSLGQSVIVDNKAGANGLIGVAEAARAAPDGYTLLVTNSSSITINHQVYKKSNYKPKDFTPVTLVLEAPFILVTNPEWSQKNGVGTVPDLVKFATQNPGKISYGSAGPGNIAHLSFAMLNNRTRIKTTHIPYKSAAQAEMAVMSGELETAFDTWSALPQIRVGKLKALAVSSPKRMAQLPDVPTLEELGIAPFNVSFWIGMLAPAGTPPQIVQKLDSITRGVLDDSKAKAALGQQGDVVMIDSATFAKRIEKEDASWGTVIQREGITLD from the coding sequence ATGCAGGAACGCAACATTGCTTCGCGCCGACAACGGACCGCGGGCCGGTTCGGACTCGCCGCCGCCGCGCTGGTCGCGCTGGCTTGCGCCATCTCGGGTCCGGCCGCCGCGCAGAGCGCAAACTGGCCGAACAAGCCGATCCGGATGATCGTGCCGTTCCCGGCGGGGTCGTTCACTGACACGGTGGCACGCGTCTTGTCCGAGCACCTGAGCAAGTCGCTCGGACAGTCCGTGATCGTGGACAACAAGGCCGGTGCGAACGGACTGATCGGCGTGGCCGAGGCCGCCAGGGCGGCGCCGGATGGCTACACGCTGCTGGTCACCAATTCGAGCAGCATCACCATCAACCATCAGGTCTACAAGAAGAGCAATTACAAGCCGAAGGACTTTACGCCGGTCACGCTCGTGCTCGAGGCGCCATTCATACTCGTGACGAACCCGGAGTGGTCGCAGAAAAATGGCGTCGGCACGGTGCCGGACCTCGTGAAGTTCGCGACGCAGAATCCCGGCAAGATCAGCTACGGCTCGGCGGGCCCCGGCAATATCGCGCACCTGAGCTTCGCCATGCTGAACAACCGGACCAGGATCAAGACGACGCATATTCCGTACAAGTCCGCCGCGCAGGCGGAGATGGCCGTGATGAGCGGCGAACTGGAAACCGCCTTCGACACCTGGAGCGCGCTGCCGCAGATCAGGGTCGGCAAGCTCAAGGCGCTCGCCGTCAGCTCGCCGAAGCGCATGGCGCAGTTGCCGGATGTGCCAACGCTCGAGGAACTCGGCATCGCGCCGTTCAACGTGTCGTTCTGGATCGGCATGCTCGCGCCGGCCGGCACGCCGCCACAGATCGTCCAGAAGCTGGATTCGATCACGCGTGGGGTGCTCGATGACAGCAAGGCGAAGGCGGCGCTCGGGCAGCAGGGCGACGTGGTGATGATCGATTCCGCCACGTTCGCGAAGCGCATCGAGAAGGAGGATGCGAGCTGGGGGACGGTGATCCAGCGCGAGGGGATTACGCTGGATTGA
- a CDS encoding CoA transferase → MITKDPDPAQLALGGLRVLEIGTGPALAYAGKLFSDFGAEVIKVEDPAGDAWRQMPPLVSAPGAAQPESALFAWLNTNKRSVTADAENVYDRAWLAQLARTCDVVLDARALNGGPGKAARPVWSGAAGAHEPIEVVLTWFGESGPYSEYAGAEAVCRGLAGAVHGSGPADGAPHMPHDVQTAIVVGLSAFSAAVAGLTGSRQGSRRYVLSEHECVFSVVEMEAGMVPDKRHPLRRLGVNRFCGTHPAGIFETAQGWIGIFTHTLPQWKALCDAIGRPELGSDPRFANGQERMARADEIDALLIPAFRTRKAKEWFEILGDKKHPTVIVPTMAELLRQDVHRQRDAFVPVEAGGVAFEGPVVPLRLDAAGPMLGGPAPEKGAHDAFYRAAGLDHQPHRQLARTSSPELPLQGIRVVDLTMGWAGPLASRTLADFGAEIIKVESTGYPDWWRGANFTEEFYRDRLYEKNSNFHLMNRNKFGITLDLTRPEGKQLLLDVVARADAVIENYSAEVLPKLGLDYEALRAVNERLVMVSMPAFGLGNAWSNTRAYGGTLEQASGLPLHTGHPDGPPAMTSYAYGDPVGGLNAGAAMLLALYVQQATGKGRHLNLSQVEAMLPMAAPFIIEQSVCGTVAPRRGNRHPVNVPHGCFRCAGDDAWIVLTATDAEWRGLCRAIGREDLGAEPQLAHATGRRAQQERIEAAIASWSAGLDAEDAMRLLQRAGVAAGVVRPMSQVLQDAHLRARGFWRELDRDHSGPYTASTPWFRTSRDAMPIRSASPTLGEHTEDVLARVLGLSAARIAELERMGITGKTAQPKSSGKAA, encoded by the coding sequence ATGATCACGAAGGATCCTGACCCGGCGCAGCTCGCGCTCGGTGGGCTGCGCGTACTCGAAATCGGCACCGGTCCGGCGCTGGCGTACGCGGGCAAGCTGTTTTCCGACTTCGGCGCTGAAGTCATCAAGGTCGAAGATCCGGCGGGCGATGCATGGCGGCAGATGCCGCCCTTGGTCAGCGCGCCTGGCGCTGCGCAGCCGGAAAGCGCGCTGTTCGCATGGCTGAACACCAACAAGCGCAGCGTCACTGCCGATGCGGAGAATGTCTACGACCGCGCATGGCTCGCACAGCTCGCGCGCACTTGCGACGTAGTACTCGACGCCCGCGCGCTGAACGGGGGGCCGGGCAAGGCCGCCAGGCCGGTCTGGTCCGGCGCGGCCGGCGCGCACGAACCGATCGAGGTGGTGCTGACCTGGTTCGGGGAGAGTGGTCCCTACAGCGAGTATGCCGGCGCGGAAGCGGTGTGCCGGGGGCTTGCGGGCGCGGTTCACGGCAGTGGCCCGGCGGATGGCGCCCCCCATATGCCGCATGACGTGCAGACGGCGATCGTCGTCGGGCTCAGCGCATTCTCGGCCGCGGTCGCGGGCCTGACCGGCAGCCGGCAGGGCAGCCGCCGCTATGTGCTGAGCGAGCACGAGTGCGTCTTCAGCGTGGTCGAGATGGAAGCCGGCATGGTGCCCGACAAGCGCCACCCGCTGCGGCGCCTTGGCGTCAACCGCTTCTGCGGCACGCATCCGGCCGGCATCTTCGAGACCGCGCAGGGCTGGATCGGCATCTTCACGCACACGCTGCCGCAGTGGAAGGCCCTGTGCGACGCGATCGGGCGTCCCGAGCTGGGCAGCGATCCGCGCTTCGCGAACGGGCAGGAACGCATGGCGCGCGCGGACGAGATCGACGCGCTGCTGATCCCCGCATTCCGGACGCGCAAGGCGAAAGAGTGGTTCGAGATACTTGGAGACAAGAAGCATCCGACGGTCATCGTGCCGACCATGGCGGAGCTGCTGCGCCAGGACGTGCATCGCCAGCGCGATGCGTTCGTGCCCGTTGAGGCCGGCGGCGTTGCGTTCGAAGGCCCGGTCGTGCCGCTGCGCCTCGACGCGGCGGGCCCGATGCTCGGTGGTCCGGCGCCGGAGAAGGGCGCCCATGATGCCTTCTATCGGGCCGCCGGGCTCGATCACCAGCCCCACCGGCAACTCGCGAGAACATCGTCCCCGGAGCTTCCGCTGCAGGGCATCCGCGTCGTCGACCTGACGATGGGGTGGGCGGGGCCGCTCGCGTCCCGGACGCTGGCCGATTTTGGCGCGGAAATCATCAAGGTCGAAAGCACCGGCTATCCCGACTGGTGGCGCGGCGCCAACTTCACCGAGGAGTTTTACCGGGATCGGCTGTACGAGAAGAACTCCAACTTCCACCTGATGAACCGCAACAAGTTCGGCATCACGCTGGACCTGACGCGGCCGGAAGGCAAGCAGTTGCTGCTCGATGTGGTGGCACGCGCCGATGCGGTGATCGAGAACTACTCGGCCGAGGTCCTGCCGAAGCTCGGCCTGGACTACGAGGCACTGCGCGCCGTCAACGAGCGCCTGGTCATGGTGTCGATGCCGGCCTTCGGGCTGGGCAACGCGTGGAGCAATACGCGCGCCTATGGCGGCACGCTGGAGCAGGCCAGCGGACTGCCGCTCCATACCGGGCATCCGGACGGGCCGCCGGCCATGACGTCATACGCCTATGGCGATCCGGTCGGCGGACTGAATGCCGGTGCGGCGATGCTGTTGGCCCTGTACGTGCAGCAGGCGACCGGCAAGGGCCGGCATCTCAACCTGTCGCAGGTCGAGGCCATGCTGCCGATGGCCGCGCCGTTCATCATCGAGCAATCGGTTTGCGGCACGGTCGCGCCGCGCCGGGGCAACCGCCATCCCGTGAACGTCCCGCACGGCTGTTTCCGCTGCGCAGGGGACGATGCCTGGATCGTGCTGACCGCCACGGACGCGGAGTGGCGCGGCCTGTGCCGCGCAATCGGCAGGGAAGATCTTGGTGCGGAACCGCAGCTTGCCCACGCTACGGGGCGCCGCGCGCAGCAGGAGAGGATCGAAGCAGCGATCGCGTCGTGGAGCGCCGGCCTCGATGCGGAAGATGCCATGCGCCTGCTGCAGCGGGCCGGAGTTGCCGCCGGCGTGGTGCGTCCGATGTCGCAGGTGCTGCAGGATGCCCACCTGCGCGCACGTGGCTTCTGGCGTGAACTGGACCGTGACCACAGCGGCCCCTACACCGCCAGCACACCGTGGTTCCGCACCAGCCGCGACGCTATGCCGATCCGCAGCGCGTCGCCGACGCTCGGCGAGCACACCGAAGACGTGCTGGCACGCGTGCTCGGACTCAGCGCGGCGCGGATCGCGGAACTCGAACGGATGGGCATCACCGGCAAGACGGCACAGCCCAAGTCCTCGGGCAAGGCCGCATAG
- a CDS encoding carboxyl transferase domain-containing protein has product MTWQPEIDELAYRRRLAERMGGEDKVGRHREAGKLTVRERIAAIADPGSFREVGGLSGSGRYDSNGRLMDLVPSNLVMGRAQVGGRPVVLVGDDFTVRGGANDGAVGDKLIHAEKMAHDLRLPMIRLVDGTGGGGSVRNIEIKGHTLIPTMKVWQHVVENMSVVPVVSLALGSVAGMGAARVAASHYSVMVKETSQLFTEGPPVVARIGQQLTKNELGGSHIHTRNGVVDDEVATEQEAFDHARRFLSYLPASVHELPPRSAPADDAARRDEWLLAAIPRDSRAVYKIRPIVQALVDAGSFFETGRQWGCAIVTGLARLDGWPVAVIASDPYFHGGGWDSESAEKFTRFVDLAQAFHLPVVNLVDTAGFQIGLEAEQAGIMRHGVRALAAVYQATVPWCSVILRRAYGMSAAAHQHMGRFNCRYAWPSANWGAMPIEGGLEVAYKAEIEGADDPVQRRAEIEQRVRSLTSPFRSAEAFAIEDIIDPRETRTLLCEFANLAAPLREAGISRFGIRP; this is encoded by the coding sequence ATGACCTGGCAACCCGAAATCGATGAACTGGCCTACCGGCGGCGTCTTGCCGAGCGCATGGGCGGCGAAGACAAAGTGGGCCGCCACCGCGAGGCCGGCAAGCTGACGGTGCGCGAGCGCATCGCCGCGATTGCCGACCCGGGATCGTTCCGCGAAGTTGGCGGCCTCAGCGGCAGCGGCCGCTATGACAGCAATGGCCGCCTGATGGACCTGGTGCCGTCGAACCTGGTGATGGGCCGCGCGCAGGTCGGCGGCCGCCCGGTCGTGCTGGTCGGCGACGATTTCACCGTGCGCGGCGGCGCCAATGATGGCGCCGTGGGCGACAAGCTGATCCACGCCGAGAAGATGGCGCACGACCTGCGCCTGCCGATGATCCGCCTGGTGGACGGCACCGGCGGTGGTGGCTCGGTGCGCAATATCGAGATCAAGGGCCACACGCTGATCCCGACCATGAAGGTCTGGCAGCACGTGGTCGAGAACATGTCGGTGGTGCCGGTGGTATCGCTGGCACTCGGATCCGTGGCGGGCATGGGCGCGGCGCGCGTGGCCGCGAGCCACTACTCGGTGATGGTGAAGGAGACCTCGCAGCTCTTCACCGAAGGTCCGCCCGTGGTGGCGCGCATCGGCCAGCAGCTCACCAAGAACGAGCTGGGCGGCAGCCACATCCACACGCGCAACGGCGTGGTGGACGACGAAGTCGCCACCGAGCAGGAGGCCTTCGACCATGCGCGCCGCTTCCTGTCCTACCTGCCCGCTTCGGTCCACGAGCTGCCGCCGCGCAGCGCGCCGGCCGATGATGCCGCGCGCCGCGACGAGTGGCTGCTCGCCGCCATTCCGCGCGACAGCCGGGCGGTCTACAAGATCCGCCCGATCGTGCAGGCGCTGGTGGACGCCGGTTCCTTCTTCGAGACCGGCCGGCAGTGGGGCTGCGCCATCGTCACCGGGCTAGCCCGGCTGGACGGCTGGCCGGTGGCCGTGATCGCGAGCGATCCGTACTTCCATGGCGGCGGCTGGGACAGCGAGAGCGCCGAGAAATTCACGCGCTTCGTCGACCTGGCGCAGGCCTTCCACCTGCCGGTGGTCAACCTCGTCGATACCGCCGGCTTCCAGATCGGCCTGGAGGCCGAGCAGGCGGGAATCATGCGCCATGGCGTGCGCGCGCTGGCCGCGGTGTACCAGGCGACCGTGCCCTGGTGCTCGGTCATCCTGCGCCGGGCGTATGGCATGTCCGCCGCCGCGCACCAGCATATGGGCCGGTTCAATTGCCGCTACGCGTGGCCTTCGGCCAACTGGGGCGCGATGCCGATCGAAGGCGGCCTTGAGGTCGCCTACAAGGCGGAGATCGAAGGTGCCGACGATCCGGTGCAGAGGCGCGCCGAGATCGAACAGCGCGTGCGCAGCCTGACGTCGCCGTTTCGCAGCGCCGAGGCCTTCGCCATCGAGGACATCATCGACCCGCGCGAGACCCGCACGCTGCTGTGCGAGTTCGCCAACCTGGCGGCGCCGCTGCGCGAAGCCGGCATCAGCCGTTTCGGCATCAGGCCCTGA